CCTCGACAGTTCGGAGCCGGTCAGCGAGAGGGCGGCGAACGCCATAAACATCTTCAACGACGTCTCGAACGACCCCAACCTTCCGATGCACACACGGACGACTATCTGGAATATCTCGGGGGAGCTAGAGGGTCTGACAGCCGAATAAATCTAATCGCTCTTCTGTAGTAGTGAATACTTATTTCTGAAAGGAGCTAATAGTTGGATTC
This is a stretch of genomic DNA from Candidatus Afararchaeum irisae. It encodes these proteins:
- a CDS encoding UPF0147 family protein gives rise to the protein MSDEETLRESGEKLDEIIDDESVPRNIRESLEEAQEYLLDSSEPVSERAANAINIFNDVSNDPNLPMHTRTTIWNISGELEGLTAE